In Oncorhynchus gorbuscha isolate QuinsamMale2020 ecotype Even-year linkage group LG02, OgorEven_v1.0, whole genome shotgun sequence, a single genomic region encodes these proteins:
- the LOC123993750 gene encoding 7SK snRNA methylphosphate capping enzyme-like: MIKMSVEKETVPTRSTKVDPAPPLPPQKLSECVGSCNNTTKVLEITLENPDSTDGASTCPMPDSGAQTKHSRSADPNDQTESVGKETMVTEQHLNPKNGLQQPKQQQQKLSKRRSTMNAGFKHPAGKRRRRANSESDSVLPTNFLLGGNIFDPLNLNSLLDEDVNRALNAETPRSSPLPAKNRDPVEILIPRDITDPLNLNCGMGGRGLLVSPFKSGGRRRHRHRHHGGGGGGSSVSGVDLSDSERSGEVTTTASLSNLASASAASASVFEAASVPAILDPQGGDGNDINPSNCRDEATLTVSAPQAQPRAPEDSSAATSGGPNQLTSRPRKRRRNSSKTDPPMAQSTPMSRSGTEEKGRGAGPGRNAQSSFQTPVVGPRGSSQQQQPHNQHKRQQHQGNKKKFQYGNYNKYYGYRNPGCSEDPRFRCLRPEWFQGKAVLDLGCNTGHLTLCIAKKLRPSHILGLDIDGGLVHAARQNIRHYLSELQAQEARRTAGEEEKTNGPEEEWKEEKANRQEERKEGASHSGEQTHKQNEREHSRAENGNVEKQVRSDCVSVEAADGVSLSRCTERRDQESGAQEKEPGAPSVELGTSSFPVSLHISRGPIAAPPLPKTPTMPPGDFPSNVSFIKGNYVLESDALLLTQRPEYDVILCFSVTKWVHLNWGDGGLKRLFHRVFRHLRPGGLFVLEPQPWITYGKRKKLTESIFRNYHSIRLKPEQFSTYLTSEVGFSSYELIGTPNSSSRGFQRPIYLFHKGT; encoded by the exons ATGATAAAGATGTCTGTTGAAAAAGAGACTGTTCCAACCAGAAGTACGAAAGTGGACCCAGCACCACCTCTGCCACCCCAAAAACTCTCAGAATGCGTTGGAAGCTGCAACAATACCACCAAAGTCCTAGAGATCACCCTGGAGAACCCAGATAGCACTGATGGTGCTTCTACCTGCCCCATGCCAGACAGTGGGGCCCAAACCAAGCACAGCAGGTCGGCTGACCCCAACGACCAGACAGAGAGTGTTGGAAAGGAGACCATGGTGACTGAGCAGCACCTTAACCCAAAAAATGGCTTGCAGCAGCCCAAACAGCAACAGCAGAAACTCTCAAAGCGTCGCAGCACAATGAATGCAGGGTTCAAGCATCCAGCAGGTAAGAGACGACGACGGGCCAACTCTGAGAGTGACTCGGTTCTGCCCACCAACTTCCTGCTGGGAGGAAACATATTTGACCCGCTGAACCTCAACAGTCTGTTGGATGAGGACGTGAACAGGGCCCTGAATGCTGAGACACCCAGGTCCTCCCCGCTGCCTGCCAAGAACCGCGACCCTGTAGAGATCCTCATTCCCAGGGATATCACTGACCCTCTCAACCTTAACTGCGGGATGGGAGGTAGGGGCCTCCTTGTGTCGCCCTTTAAGAGTGGCGGCAGGAGGAGACACCGCCACAGACaccatggaggaggtggtggggggTCCTCAGTCTCCGGGGTGGACCTGTCAGATTCAGAGAGAAGTGGTGAAGTGACCACCACTGCTTCTCTATCTAACCTGGCATCTGCTAGTGCTGCGTCTGCCTCAGTTTTCGAAGCAGCCAGTGTCCCAGCCATCTTGGACccccagggtggtgatggtaacGACATCAACCCCTCCAACTGCAGGGATGAGGCCACGCTCACTGTATCAGCCCCCCAGGCCCAGCCTCGAGCCCCAGAAGACTCCTCGGCAGCCACATCCGGAGGCCCGAACCAGCTCACTAGCCGGCCACGCAAACGCAGACGCAACTCTAGTAAAACAGACCCTCCTATGGCACAATCTACTCCTATGTCCAGGTCAGGGACGGAGGAGAAGGGCCGTGGAGCTGGGCCCGGGAGAAACGCACAGTCCTCCTTCCAAACCCCAGTGGTAGGTCCCAGGGGGTCCTCCCAGCAACAGCAGCCCCATAACCAGCACAAACGACAGCAGCACCAAGGCAACAAAAAGAAGTTCCAGTATGGGAACTACAACAAGTACTATGGTTACCGCAAcccaggctgttctgaggacccGCGGTTCCGTTGTCTGCGTCCAGAGTGGTTCCAGGGTAAAGCAGTGCTGGACCTGGGCTGCAACACGGGTCACCTGACACTGTGTATTGCTAAGAAGTTGCGGCCCTCACACATATTGGGGTTGGACATTGACGGGGGTCTGGTGCACGCAGCCCGCCAGAACATCAGACACTACCTGTCAGAGCTGCAGGCCCAGGAGGCCCGGCGAActgcaggggaggaggagaagaccaATGGGCCGGAAGAGGAAtggaaggaagagaaggcaaacaggcaggaggagaggaaggaaggcgCGTCACACTCAGgcgaacaaacacacaaacaaaatgaAAGAGAGCACAGCAGGGCTGAGAATGGAAATGTCGAAAAGCAGGTGAGAAGTGACTGTGTCTCAGTGGAGGCAGCGGATGGTGTGTCGTTGTCGCGTTGCACAGAGAGAAGAGATCAGGAGAGTGGGGCTCAGGAGAAGGAACCTGGAGCGCCTTCTGTTGAACTGGGGACAAGCTCCTTCCCGGTCTCCTTGCATATCTCCAGGGGGCCCATAGCAGCACCCCCACTCCCCAAAACACCCACCATGCCTCCCGGTGACTTCCCCTCCAATGTCTCTTTTATCAAG ggGAACTATGTCTTGGAGAGCGATGCTCTGTTGCTGACCCAGCGACCAGAGTATGACGTCATCCTGTGCTTCAGCGTTACCAAGTGGGTCCACCTGAACTGGGGAGACGGTGGCCTGAAGCGCCTCTTCCACAGAGTGTTCAGACACCTGCGTCCTGGAGGCCTGTTCGTCCTGGAGCCACAGCCCTGGATCACCTACGGCAAGAGGAAGAAACTCACG
- the LOC123993755 gene encoding transcription factor HES-7-like isoform X2: MRLKNPKLEKAEILELTVDYIRRNANGNDRKALSESHVKESSAPVTSAVSSKRTGLIHEHTQPPPNPIYSAGFRECISRLGNYIDSVDPSQRESFVQELRDHLDAHSACPLGRVHSQTFPLDLQPWGSGAEGQCLLGRVQNRKESTGMGHQRAIREATFPYINTSLHIYPNTFVLHHPHPTQHLSHPYPSPPYSLSPPPSPSYSSSSTPIAITSPYLSMPCHFPFSPSPSEHRSDSLSSSSHSTSPLVAPLVPDHTPLGSSIPTPLCPSGPVPDGPTRTLGQSLFQIQPQAIWRPWP, encoded by the exons ATG CGGCTGAAAAATCCAAAATTGGAAAAAGCTGAAATATTAGAGTTGACTGTCGATTACATACGAAGAAACGCAAATGGGAACGACAGAAAAG CCCTTTCAGAAAGTCATGTGAAAGAGTCCTCTGCTCCAGTGACTAGTGCTGTGAGTTCCAAAAGGACAGGCCTCATACATGAGCACACACAGCCCCCACCCAACCCCATCTACAGTGCAGGTTTCAGAGAATGCATCTCCCGCCTGGGCAACTACATTGACAGCGTGGACCCCTCCCAGAGAGAGAGCTTTGTCCAGGAACTGAGGGACCACCTGGATGCCCACAGTGCCTGCCCTCTGGGGAGGGTGCATAGCCAGACCTTTCCCCTGGACCTCCAGCCCTGGGGCTCTGGAGCAGAAGGACAATGCTTACTGGGCAGAGTTCAGAACAGGAAGGAAAGTACAGGGATGGGTCATCAACGAGCCATCAGGGAGGCCACCTTCCCCTACATCAACACCTCTCTTCACATCTATCCCAACACCTTTGTACTCCACCACCCCCACCCTACCCAACACCTCTCACACCCATACCCATCTCCTCCTTActccctctcccccccaccctccccttcTTACTCCAGCTCCTCGACACCTATCGCCAttacctctccatacctctccatgCCCTGccacttccccttctctccttctccctctgaaCATCGATCAGATTCCTTGTCTTCCTCGTCTCACTCTACATCTCCACTTGTGGCTCCTCTGGTACCAGACCATACTCCCCTGGGTTCCAGTATCCCCACCCCTCTATGTCCCTCTGGCCCTGTGCCCGACGGCCCAACAAGGACTCTGGGGCAGTCACTGTTTCAAATCCAGCCCCAGGCAATATGGAGGCCCTGGCCCTGA
- the LOC123993755 gene encoding transcription factor HES-7-like isoform X1 — protein sequence MNNRNSLKRVLKPVIEKKRRDRINQRLDELRTILLSNTSDMRLKNPKLEKAEILELTVDYIRRNANGNDRKALSESHVKESSAPVTSAVSSKRTGLIHEHTQPPPNPIYSAGFRECISRLGNYIDSVDPSQRESFVQELRDHLDAHSACPLGRVHSQTFPLDLQPWGSGAEGQCLLGRVQNRKESTGMGHQRAIREATFPYINTSLHIYPNTFVLHHPHPTQHLSHPYPSPPYSLSPPPSPSYSSSSTPIAITSPYLSMPCHFPFSPSPSEHRSDSLSSSSHSTSPLVAPLVPDHTPLGSSIPTPLCPSGPVPDGPTRTLGQSLFQIQPQAIWRPWP from the exons ATGAATAATCGTAATTCCTTAAAGAGG GTTCTTAAACCGGTAATTGAAAAGAAGAGGCGTGATAGGATAAACCAACGGTTGGATGAGCTAAGGACTATACTGCTAAGCAACACTTCTGACATG CGGCTGAAAAATCCAAAATTGGAAAAAGCTGAAATATTAGAGTTGACTGTCGATTACATACGAAGAAACGCAAATGGGAACGACAGAAAAG CCCTTTCAGAAAGTCATGTGAAAGAGTCCTCTGCTCCAGTGACTAGTGCTGTGAGTTCCAAAAGGACAGGCCTCATACATGAGCACACACAGCCCCCACCCAACCCCATCTACAGTGCAGGTTTCAGAGAATGCATCTCCCGCCTGGGCAACTACATTGACAGCGTGGACCCCTCCCAGAGAGAGAGCTTTGTCCAGGAACTGAGGGACCACCTGGATGCCCACAGTGCCTGCCCTCTGGGGAGGGTGCATAGCCAGACCTTTCCCCTGGACCTCCAGCCCTGGGGCTCTGGAGCAGAAGGACAATGCTTACTGGGCAGAGTTCAGAACAGGAAGGAAAGTACAGGGATGGGTCATCAACGAGCCATCAGGGAGGCCACCTTCCCCTACATCAACACCTCTCTTCACATCTATCCCAACACCTTTGTACTCCACCACCCCCACCCTACCCAACACCTCTCACACCCATACCCATCTCCTCCTTActccctctcccccccaccctccccttcTTACTCCAGCTCCTCGACACCTATCGCCAttacctctccatacctctccatgCCCTGccacttccccttctctccttctccctctgaaCATCGATCAGATTCCTTGTCTTCCTCGTCTCACTCTACATCTCCACTTGTGGCTCCTCTGGTACCAGACCATACTCCCCTGGGTTCCAGTATCCCCACCCCTCTATGTCCCTCTGGCCCTGTGCCCGACGGCCCAACAAGGACTCTGGGGCAGTCACTGTTTCAAATCCAGCCCCAGGCAATATGGAGGCCCTGGCCCTGA